A window of Notolabrus celidotus isolate fNotCel1 chromosome 11, fNotCel1.pri, whole genome shotgun sequence contains these coding sequences:
- the LOC117822047 gene encoding glucose-induced degradation protein 8-B homolog encodes MSYAEKPEDITREEWMDKLNNVHIQRADMNRLIMNYLVTEGFKEAAEKFRMESGIEPSVDLDSLDERIKIREMILKGQIQDAIALINSLHPELLDTNRYLYFHLQQQHLIELIRLRETEAALEFAQSQLAEQGEESRECLTEMERTLALLAFDNPEESPFGDLLNMMQRQKVWSEVNQCVLDYENRESTPKLAKLLKLLLWAQNELDQKKVKYPKMTDLSKGTIEDPK; translated from the exons ATGAGTTATGCAGAGAAGCCGGAGGACATAACAAGGGAAGAGTGGATGGATAAACTCAACAATGTCCACATACAGAGAGCAGATATGAACAGGCTCATTATGAACTACCTTGTGACAG AGGGCTTCAAGGAGGCAGCGGAGAAGTTCAGGATGGAGTCTGGCATCGAGCCTAGTGTGGACTTGGACTCCCTGGACGAAAGAATCAAGATCAGAGAGATGATCTTAAAGGGACAGATCCAGGATGCCATCGCACTGATCAACAGTCTGCACCCAGAACTGCTGGATACAAACCGTTACCTCTACTTCCACTTACAG cagcagcatctgaTTGAGCTGATCCGTTTGAGGGAGACCGAAGCGGCCCTCGAGTTCGCTCAGTCTCAGTTAGCagagcagggagaggagagcCGGGAATGTCTGACCGAGATGGAGAGGACACTGGCCCTGCTGGCATTCGACAACCCAGAAGAGTCACCTTTTGGAGATCTGCTCAATATGATGCAGAGACAGAAG GTGTGGAGTGAAGTCAATCAGTGTGTGCTAGACTATGAAAACAGAGAGTCGACACCCAAGCTGGCCAAGCTCCTGAAGCTGTTGCTGTGGGCTCAAAATGAACTCGACCAAAAGAAAGTGAAGTACCCCaaaatgacagacctcagcaAGGGAACCATTGAAGACCCCAAATAA
- the slc17a9b gene encoding solute carrier family 17 member 9b isoform X2, translating into MAVIQKYGKNYSPDLVCHQENHLPDKIGAHGYHKKWPELNSTWSRPVARVWTVVLLLGTCLLYCARVAMPICAVSMAEQFNWSKRESGMVLGSFFWGYCFTQVFGGYVSDRVGGEKVLLLSAAAWGSMTAFTPILAHFCSQPILSMTLARFLMGLLQGVHYPSLASLCSQKVVESERGFLMSTVGSGSYLGTLVIGGAGSLMLDLYGWQSVFYVSGLLSVLWAYCMWKYLLKGEGPIITLESLGSGGPQSKLTKRHWLRLLKQPAVCAVIVTHLCTASTFFTLLSWLPTFFKDTFPEAKGWVFNVIPWMVAIPSSLFSGCLSDNLISQGYDTASVRKLMQHHLPLGCSICVSHHGPHHLQSQWCICKCSRSRPFLCWSSVWCYEYLWCFLRGPDGVFLWVSHRGHRLMGNCVRPHHHSEPAGPLHLSGIR; encoded by the exons ATGGCAGTAATTCAAAAATATGGCAAGAACTATAGTCCAGATTTGGTCTGTCACCAGGAAAACCACTTGCCTGACAAAATCGGAGCCCATGGATATCATAAGAAGTGGCCTGAACTCAACTCCACCTGGTCAAG GCCAGTGGCGAGGGTATGGACGGTGGTGCTACTGCTTGGGACATGCCTCCTCTACTGTGCCCGTGTCGCCATGCCCATCTGTGCTGTCAGCATGGCAGAGCAGTTCAACTGGAGCAAGAGGGAGTCTGGGATGGTGCTGGGCAGCTTCTTCTGGGGCTACTGCTTCACCCAAGTGTTTGGAGGCTACGTGAGTGACAG GGTgggaggggagaaagttctctTGCTGTCTGCAGCGGCCTGGGGGTCGATGACAGCCTTCACCCCGATCCTGGCCCACTTCTGCTCCCAGCCCATTCTCTCCATGACGCTGGCTCGCTTCCTCATGGGCCTGTTACAGG GAGTTCATTACCCCTCTCTGGCGAGTCTGTGCTCTCAGAAGGTGGTGGAGAGCGAAAGAGGCTTCCTCATGAGCACTGTGGGAAGTGGCTCCTATCTGGG CACTCTGGTGATTGGAGGGGCCGGCTCCCTCATGTTGGATCTGTATGGGTGGCAGAGTGTGTTCTATGTGTCCGGTTTGCTCTCCGTCCTCTGGGCCTACTGTATGTGGAAATATCTGCTCAAAGGAGAAG GGCCTATCATCACGCTGGAGTCCCTGGGAAGTGGTGGGCCCCAGTCCAAACTGACCAAGAGACATTGGCTACGGCTCCTCAAACAACCTGCTGTGTG TGCTGTGATCGTTACACACCTTTGCACAGCGAGCACCTTCTTCACTCTCCTGTCGTGGCTGCCGACCTTCTTTAAAGACACTTTCCCAGAAGCAAAG GGTTGGGTATTCAATGTCATTCCCTGGATGGTGGCCATCCCCTCATCCCTCTTCAGCGGCTGCCTATCTGACAACCTCATCAGCCAAG GTTATGATACAGCCTCAGTGAGGAAGTTGATGCAG CACCACCTTCCCTTGGGCTGTAGCATTTGTGTCAGCCACCATGGGCCTCACCACCTTCAGTCACAG TGGTGTATCTGTAAATGTTCAAGATCTCGCCCCTTCCTGTGCTGGAGCTCTGTTTG gTGTTATGAATACTTGTGGTGCTTTCTCAG GGGTCCTGATGGTGTATTTCTCTGGGTATCTCATCGAGGCCACAGGCTCATGGGCAACTGTGTTCGCCCTCATCACCACAGTGAACCTGCTGGGCCTCTGCACCTTTCTGGCATTCGCTGA
- the slc17a9b gene encoding solute carrier family 17 member 9b isoform X1, translating to MAVIQKYGKNYSPDLVCHQENHLPDKIGAHGYHKKWPELNSTWSRPVARVWTVVLLLGTCLLYCARVAMPICAVSMAEQFNWSKRESGMVLGSFFWGYCFTQVFGGYVSDRVGGEKVLLLSAAAWGSMTAFTPILAHFCSQPILSMTLARFLMGLLQGVHYPSLASLCSQKVVESERGFLMSTVGSGSYLGTLVIGGAGSLMLDLYGWQSVFYVSGLLSVLWAYCMWKYLLKGEGPIITLESLGSGGPQSKLTKRHWLRLLKQPAVCAVIVTHLCTASTFFTLLSWLPTFFKDTFPEAKGWVFNVIPWMVAIPSSLFSGCLSDNLISQGYDTASVRKLMQFFSMGVSSVFTLLLCGSTTFPWAVAFVSATMGLTTFSHSGVSVNVQDLAPSCAGALFGVMNTCGAFSGVLMVYFSGYLIEATGSWATVFALITTVNLLGLCTFLAFAEARRVDIDSSKVRHHNIHI from the exons ATGGCAGTAATTCAAAAATATGGCAAGAACTATAGTCCAGATTTGGTCTGTCACCAGGAAAACCACTTGCCTGACAAAATCGGAGCCCATGGATATCATAAGAAGTGGCCTGAACTCAACTCCACCTGGTCAAG GCCAGTGGCGAGGGTATGGACGGTGGTGCTACTGCTTGGGACATGCCTCCTCTACTGTGCCCGTGTCGCCATGCCCATCTGTGCTGTCAGCATGGCAGAGCAGTTCAACTGGAGCAAGAGGGAGTCTGGGATGGTGCTGGGCAGCTTCTTCTGGGGCTACTGCTTCACCCAAGTGTTTGGAGGCTACGTGAGTGACAG GGTgggaggggagaaagttctctTGCTGTCTGCAGCGGCCTGGGGGTCGATGACAGCCTTCACCCCGATCCTGGCCCACTTCTGCTCCCAGCCCATTCTCTCCATGACGCTGGCTCGCTTCCTCATGGGCCTGTTACAGG GAGTTCATTACCCCTCTCTGGCGAGTCTGTGCTCTCAGAAGGTGGTGGAGAGCGAAAGAGGCTTCCTCATGAGCACTGTGGGAAGTGGCTCCTATCTGGG CACTCTGGTGATTGGAGGGGCCGGCTCCCTCATGTTGGATCTGTATGGGTGGCAGAGTGTGTTCTATGTGTCCGGTTTGCTCTCCGTCCTCTGGGCCTACTGTATGTGGAAATATCTGCTCAAAGGAGAAG GGCCTATCATCACGCTGGAGTCCCTGGGAAGTGGTGGGCCCCAGTCCAAACTGACCAAGAGACATTGGCTACGGCTCCTCAAACAACCTGCTGTGTG TGCTGTGATCGTTACACACCTTTGCACAGCGAGCACCTTCTTCACTCTCCTGTCGTGGCTGCCGACCTTCTTTAAAGACACTTTCCCAGAAGCAAAG GGTTGGGTATTCAATGTCATTCCCTGGATGGTGGCCATCCCCTCATCCCTCTTCAGCGGCTGCCTATCTGACAACCTCATCAGCCAAG GTTATGATACAGCCTCAGTGAGGAAGTTGATGCAG ttTTTCTCCATGGGTGTGTCCAGTGTTTTTACCCTTCTTCTGTGTGGCAGCACCACCTTCCCTTGGGCTGTAGCATTTGTGTCAGCCACCATGGGCCTCACCACCTTCAGTCACAG TGGTGTATCTGTAAATGTTCAAGATCTCGCCCCTTCCTGTGCTGGAGCTCTGTTTG gTGTTATGAATACTTGTGGTGCTTTCTCAG GGGTCCTGATGGTGTATTTCTCTGGGTATCTCATCGAGGCCACAGGCTCATGGGCAACTGTGTTCGCCCTCATCACCACAGTGAACCTGCTGGGCCTCTGCACCTTTCTGGCATTCGCTGAGGCTCGGCGGGTGGATATTGACTCCAGTAAGGTGCGCCACCACAACATCCACATCTAA